In Paenibacillus kyungheensis, the following are encoded in one genomic region:
- a CDS encoding M3 family oligoendopeptidase, with amino-acid sequence MKFSEFPYERPNLDAVKVTFDELLSQFVNAATFAEQDVAMSEINKLFNTYSTQAQLVYIRHSINTNDEFYKTEQDYMDEIDPLFQEYIDTYYKALVTSAFRTELEQKWGSHLFALAEMKLKTFHPDIIADLQQENKLTTAYAQLIASAKIPFEGEERTLSQLAPFSLSKDRDMRQRAGEARYGFLAEQGEELDRIYDELVKIRTTIAHKLGYKTFTALGYARMGRTDYGPEQVANFRKQVQEYIVPAAARLKERQRQRLGLDRLTYFDQDYSFPTGNPTPKGDPDFIIQNGAQMYKELSPEINEFYEFMMEHELMDLLSKKGKMGGGYCTFINDHQSPFIFANFNGTSGDIDVLTHEVGHAFQVYESRHFEVPEYTWPTSEAAEIHSMSMEFFTWPWMELFFKEDTEKYKFDHLSSGLIFIPYGVAVDEFQHIIYENPEFTPAERKAAWKSVEEKYLPFWDQSDNLYLQSGAYWQKQAHIYESPFYYIDYTLAQICAFQFWKRMNEDQKPAWADYLQLCRAGGSKPFTELVKVGGLNSPFEDGCVASVIGNIEDWLNSVDDKKL; translated from the coding sequence ATGAAATTTAGTGAATTTCCTTATGAACGCCCGAATTTGGACGCTGTCAAAGTTACTTTTGATGAGTTGTTGAGTCAATTTGTGAATGCGGCAACGTTTGCAGAACAAGATGTAGCAATGTCTGAAATTAACAAGTTGTTCAATACGTATTCTACTCAAGCTCAACTTGTCTATATTCGCCACTCCATTAATACAAATGATGAATTCTACAAAACAGAGCAAGATTATATGGATGAGATCGATCCTCTGTTCCAAGAATACATAGATACGTATTATAAAGCGCTGGTTACTTCTGCATTCCGCACTGAATTAGAGCAAAAATGGGGTAGTCATTTATTTGCATTAGCTGAAATGAAACTCAAAACATTCCATCCTGACATTATTGCTGATCTGCAACAGGAAAATAAATTAACAACTGCTTATGCTCAATTGATTGCTTCTGCAAAAATTCCATTTGAAGGCGAAGAACGTACTCTTTCTCAGTTAGCACCTTTTAGCCTTTCTAAAGATCGCGATATGAGACAACGTGCTGGAGAAGCTCGTTATGGATTCCTTGCTGAACAAGGCGAAGAATTGGATCGCATCTATGATGAACTGGTGAAGATTCGTACGACTATTGCTCATAAATTGGGCTACAAAACATTTACTGCATTAGGATATGCTCGTATGGGACGTACAGATTATGGCCCTGAACAAGTTGCTAATTTCCGCAAACAGGTTCAGGAATATATTGTTCCAGCAGCAGCGCGTCTCAAAGAACGCCAACGTCAACGTCTTGGGTTGGATCGTTTGACGTATTTCGATCAAGATTATTCATTCCCAACCGGTAATCCTACACCTAAAGGCGACCCTGACTTTATTATCCAAAATGGTGCACAAATGTATAAAGAATTGTCACCAGAGATCAATGAGTTCTATGAATTTATGATGGAACATGAATTGATGGATCTATTAAGTAAAAAAGGTAAAATGGGTGGCGGTTATTGTACATTTATCAATGATCACCAAAGTCCATTTATTTTTGCCAACTTTAATGGAACATCCGGTGATATTGATGTACTAACTCATGAAGTAGGGCATGCTTTCCAAGTGTATGAAAGTCGTCATTTTGAAGTACCTGAATACACATGGCCTACATCAGAAGCAGCCGAAATTCATTCCATGAGCATGGAGTTCTTTACATGGCCGTGGATGGAATTGTTCTTCAAAGAAGATACAGAGAAATATAAATTCGATCATTTATCAAGTGGACTTATCTTTATTCCTTATGGAGTGGCTGTCGATGAATTCCAACACATCATCTATGAAAATCCAGAATTCACTCCTGCAGAACGCAAAGCAGCTTGGAAATCGGTAGAAGAGAAGTATTTACCATTCTGGGATCAAAGCGATAATCTATATCTACAAAGTGGAGCATACTGGCAAAAACAAGCTCATATCTATGAGTCTCCGTTCTACTATATCGATTATACGCTTGCACAAATCTGTGCTTTCCAATTTTGGAAGCGGATGAATGAAGATCAGAAGCCTGCATGGGCAGACTATCTGCAATTATGTCGTGCTGGCGGAAGCAAGCCATTTACAGAGCTTGTCAAAGTGGGCGGATTAAACTCTCCATTTGAAGACGGCTGTGTTGCTTCTGTGATCGGTAATATTGAAGATTGGTTGAACAGTGTAGACGATAAGAAACTGTAA